The Bacteroidales bacterium genome contains the following window.
TAACATAATATGTTCCAGCAGATAAGCCAGATATAGTTTGTGTTGTTTGGCTATTACTCCAAAGATAGGTATAGCCAGCAGTTCCTCCAGATGGATTGGCGGTTGCTGAACCAGTATTCCCTCCATTACATGCAACATTTGTTTTTGATATCGTTACCGTTAAAGCTGAAGGTTGGCTTATTGTAACGCTGGTAGTTGCTGAACAATTGTTTGCGTCGCGAACGGTAACGGTGTATGTTCCAGCTGCTAATCCGGTTGCAGTTTGGGTAGTTTGAGAATTTGACCATGCGTAGGTATAAGGTGCTGAACCACCACCAGGCAGTACAGTCGCACTTCCGTTAGTGCCACCTGAACAAGAAACATTGGTTTGTGACGATATAGAAGCGGTTACAGCTGTTGGCTGACTAATGGTAAAAGTACGTGTTGTTGAACAATTGTTAGCATCTTTAATGGTTACCGTATAGGTACCTGCAGATAAACCCGAAGCAGTTGATGTTGTTTGACCATTAGTCCATGTATAATTATACCCAGGTGTACCACCACTAACTGAAACAGTAGCTGAACCATTATTACCACCAAAGCAAGAAACATTTGTTTGCGAAGTAGTAACAGATAAGGCTGTAGGTTGCGAAACAGTAGTTGATTTTACAATCGTGCAACCATGCGCATCGGTTACGGTAACCGAATAAGTACCAGCTGTTAATCCCGAAATGGACGACGAAGTTGAGCTATTGCTCCATAAGTAGGTATAGCCTGCAGTGCCACCTGATGGGCTTACGGTAGCAGTACCATTACTGCCTCCATTGCACGAAACAGCAGTAGAAGAAATGGTGGCATTTAACTGTGTAGGTTGTGATATAGTTATCTGAGCGGTTGCATTACAAACGTTATTAGCATCGCGTACTGTTACCGTATAGGTACCTGCTGTTAAACCTGTTGGGTTTGCCGAAGTAGAACCATTGCTCCATGAGTAGGTATAAGGAGGAGTACCACCTGTACCGCTTGCTGTTGCAGAACCATTATTGCCTCCATAGCAAGAAACATTACTTACCACCGAAGCAGAAGCAGATACACCGGTAACACTAAAACTTAATGTTTGTCCACCGGTAGGGTGACTACAAATATCAGAAACAGAGTTATTGACTAAGCCTATTGTATAAGTACCTCCTTGAACAAAGGCAGGGCTTACTGTTAGTACAAAATCGCGTTCGTAACTACCACCTGCCGAACAGATAGCTCCATTGACGGCAGTTACGGTATATGGTCCACCCGGACCACTAATGGTAAAGTCAGACGCTTGCACAGAGCTACATAGTACATTTTCGCTAAATCTAATGACGACTTGATTTTGACCACAAGCAGGAGATTGTACTATGTTGTATAGATAAGGTCCTGTATTATCTACAACTTGAGCAGTACCACCAAATGTTATGGAGTAACCACTTTGTGTAGAACTAAAATTACTAACATTTACAACATAGGTTTGCCCCGCTGTAACATTTATGGCTGCATTGTAAGTTGTACAATAAGCAGGGTCACCATACATACAACTATTAGAAGAACCTCCTGTGGGTCCAGTTGATCCGGATATGCCACAAAAATTACAACTTACTTGTAGGCTTGGATTAGTATAAATATCAGCACATTCAGCATTGGTTAAATTATATACAGCCCAGTCGTAATCATCGCCACTCGAATTTGGAGTTATAGTAAAAGTTACAGTTCCAGAATTTTGCACAGTAAAAGTGTACCAAACATCATTTAATTCTCCTGCTAATAAGCAATTGCCTGGACACATATTGTCAGAATAAGGCGTGTGTGTTGGTATTTCGGTGGGATAATTCCCTTGTCCTGAATATGATACGCTTGTACTATATGTACTAAAGCACAATGGTATTGCACCAGCACAATCTTGAACCGTTGGAGTGGCTACACTCGAACAAGAAATAGAAGCAGCCCAACCATCATAAGTAATACTAGCATCAGAAGTAAAACGAAATGTTAAACAAGTCCCCGACGATGTTATAGTTCCAGGCGAAGTTGTACTTGTATAGGTGCCAATCAGTGTACTCGAAGTATTGGGTCCATCGTATATATACAAAAAATCATAATTGTTTTCGATATTAAACGACGAAAAAGCAACAGTTATATGACCACCATTACTTGAACATAAAGTCATGGTGTAATCTTCACTATTTTGATAAGTACCACTACTTCCTCCACTATCATAGAAATAACCGGAGCAAGTAGAAACTGTACCACCCGAATTGATGGTATAAGTTTGCCCTAAAGCAAAAAATGAAGAAAAAATAAAGAACGAAAAGATTAAAGTAAACATTCTCATAGCTATAAGTTTATATTCTGCAAATATATACTTTTTTTTTAATTTCAAAAAAAATATTTATTTAAAGTAAGTAATTAAAAAAGCAATAAGTTTTAAAAAGATGAATAATAATCAATATTTTTCAAATTGAAAAGAAAATATGTACTTTTGCATGTATGGATAAGAAGAAAAAAAGCTTTTTAACTAAATGGCGACATAAGTATCGCTTAATTCTTTATAACGATAATACATTCGAAGAAGTATTGCATTTTAGACTTTCGAGATGGAATGTTGCATTATTATTAGTTTTAGGCTCATTTTTTATAGTTATTCTTACCACATTTGTAATTGCTTATACACCGTTAAGAGAGTATATTCCAGGTTATCCTGATGCCGATGCTATTCAAAGAGCAAGGTACAATAAAGCTTTTATTGATTCTATTGAGGAGAAATTGCAATATCAAGAAAAATACTTAAATAACTTAAAATACTTAATTTTATACGGTGAGCCTATTAATAAGCAAACCGTTATGCATGTTGATACTACAGAAAATTATAAAAATCTTGTACTTGATGCATCGCCTGAAGATTCTTCATTTCGTAAGATGGTCGAACAAGAGGAAAAATATAGTCTTTCACAGGAAAAATCGCTTCAATCGCTTTTTGTTCAGAATCATTATTTTATACCAGTTAAAGGGATTATTGTCAATAAATTTAATAAAAGTCAAAAACATTATGGGATCGATATTGTTACAAAATCAAAAGATATGGTATTTTCAATACTCGATGGTCAAATTGTTTATGCTGGTTATACTTCTCAAACTGGTTATATGGTGATAATTCAACATCGCGAAAATCTTTTATCTATATATAAACACATGGATCAAATTTTTACAACTATTGGTCAAAAGGTTAATGCCGGCGAGGTACTTGGCATAG
Protein-coding sequences here:
- a CDS encoding M23 family metallopeptidase — protein: MDKKKKSFLTKWRHKYRLILYNDNTFEEVLHFRLSRWNVALLLVLGSFFIVILTTFVIAYTPLREYIPGYPDADAIQRARYNKAFIDSIEEKLQYQEKYLNNLKYLILYGEPINKQTVMHVDTTENYKNLVLDASPEDSSFRKMVEQEEKYSLSQEKSLQSLFVQNHYFIPVKGIIVNKFNKSQKHYGIDIVTKSKDMVFSILDGQIVYAGYTSQTGYMVIIQHRENLLSIYKHMDQIFTTIGQKVNAGEVLGIVGNTGELTTGPHLHFELWYKGQPLNPENIMTF